One window of Oncorhynchus masou masou isolate Uvic2021 chromosome 28, UVic_Omas_1.1, whole genome shotgun sequence genomic DNA carries:
- the LOC135518395 gene encoding chondroitin sulfate synthase 3-like, with product MQQLFYENYEHNKKGFIQELHSSKIHNAITLHPNKRPAYQYRLHGYMLSRDISRLRYRTILLHREGLAMSRLSNTEVQWEDQQLGAPPSYTRYQPAERGDVIEWDFLTGRHLYSTGENQMPRQGLGSLLRAALEDTVLQVMEMINENSKARGRVIDFKEIKYGYRRVDPMHGAEYILDLLLLYKKHKGRKVTVPVRRHAYLQQSFSRPFFSESEELDVVELVEAINTESQSFSFLSNSLKIFSPFQFSESTREMRERSQRKVNILVPLTGRYDIFLRFMENFEKICLIPKQNVKLAIILVDNDSNQDREKHLDLIKEYSNKYPKADLSVIPMTGEFSRGLALELGSSQLDNGTLLFFCDVDLVFNGDALQRCRHNTIQRRQAYYPVVFSQYDPKIVYAGNTPDDSSFVFTKKSGFWRDYGFGITCIFKSDLQKAGGFDTSIQGWGLEDVDLFTKVINSGLKVFRSQEPGIVHIYHPVQCDTSLEPKQYKMCLGSKASTYASSMQLAELWLEKHLGVGYNRTST from the coding sequence ATGCAGCAGCTCTTCTACGAGAATTACGAGCACAACAAGAAGGGCTTCATCCAGGAGCTCCACAGCAGCAAGATCCACAACGCCATCACACTCCATCCCAACAAGAGGCCTGCCTACCAGTACCGGCTACACGGTTACATGTTGAGCCGCGACATCTCCCGGCTACGCTACCGCACCATCCTCCTGCACCGCGAGGGCCTGGCCATGAGCCGGCTCAGCAATACAGAGGTGCAGTGGGAGGATCAACAGCTGGGGGCGCCACCTTCCTACACGCGCTACCAGCCCGCTGAAAGAGGGGACGTCATCGAGTGGGACTTCCTCACTGGCCGACATCTGTACTCAACGGGGGAGAACCAGATGCCCCGACAGGGCCTCGGGAGCCTGCTTCGGGCTGCCCTGGAAGACACGGTGCTTCAGGTCATGGAGATGATCAATGAGAACTCCAAAGCCCGCGGGCGTGTTATCGACTTCAAGGAGATCAAGTATGGCTACCGCAGGGTGGACCCCATGCATGGGGCTGAGTACATTCTGGACCTACTACTTCTGTACAAGAAACACAAAGGGCGCAAAGTGACCGTACCTGTTAGGAGGCATGCGTACCTGCAGCAGTCCTTCAGTAGGCCCTTCTTCAGTGAGTCTGAGGAATTGGATGTTGTTGAGCTGGTGGAGGCCATCAACACTGAGTCGCAGTCGTTCTCTTTCCTCTCCAACTCCCTCAAGATATTCTCGCCTTTCCAGTTCTCTGAGTCGACCAGGGAGATGCGCGAACGCAGCCAGAGAAAGGTCAACATCCTGGTCCCGCTGACAGGCAGGTACGACATCTTTCTCCGCTTCATGGAGAACTTTGAGAAGATCTGCCTGATCCCCAAACAGAACGTCAAGCTGGCCATTATATTGGTGGACAACGACAGCAACCAGGACAGGGAGAAGCACTTGGACTTGATCAAGGAGTACAGCAACAAGTATCCCAAAGCAGACCTGTCTGTCATCCCCATGACGGGTGAGTTCTCCCGGGGGCTGGCTCTGGAGCTGGGTTCCTCGCAACTTGACAATGGCACACTGCTGTTCTTCTGTGACGTGGACCTAGTCTTTAACGGGGACGCCCTGCAGCGGTGCAGGCACAACACCATCCAAAGGAGACAGGCTTACTATCCCGTTGTCTTTAGTCAGTACGATCCTAAAATTGTCTACGCCGGCAACACCCCTGACGATAGCAGCTTTGTGTTCACCAAGAAAAGTGGGTTCTGGAGGGATTACGGCTTTGGAATCACCTGCATATTTAAAAGTGACTTGCAAAAAGCTGGCGGTTTTGATACGTCGATCCAAGGCTGGGGGTTGGAAGATGTAGACCTGTTCACAAAAGTGATTAACTCCGGTTTAAAAGTGTTCCGCAGCCAGGAACCAGGAATCGTCCACATTTATCACCCTGTTCAGTGCGACACTAGCCTTGAGCCCAAGCAGTACAAAATGTGCCTAGGGTCTAAGGCAAGTACTTATGCATCTTCGATGCAGTTAGCCGAGCTGTGGCTGGAGAAACACTTGGGGGTAGGCTACAACAGAACTTCCACCTGA